One genomic segment of Desulfomicrobium sp. ZS1 includes these proteins:
- the cas7c gene encoding type I-C CRISPR-associated protein Cas7/Csd2, with product MAIIENRYDFVFFFDVEYGNPNGDPDAGNMPRIDPETGFGLVTDVCLKRKVRNYVELCKDGQEGFNIYVREKAILNDQHRMAYLACDLEPQCRKPPKCGDDSRRLTEWMCANFYDVRTFGAVMNTNVNCGQVRGPVQFTFARSVDAIVPQEVKITRMAVTTSKEADAQYGENKTMGSKYVIPYALYRMEGFVSPALAAKTGFSNEDIELLWEALVNMFEHDRSAARGKMAARKLYIFRHDHKLGNAHAHELFNAIKVESAGSNEMAPARSYSDYTVRIERHIPGGVTLLERT from the coding sequence ATGGCTATAATTGAAAACCGTTATGATTTCGTATTCTTCTTCGACGTGGAGTACGGCAACCCCAACGGAGATCCTGACGCGGGAAATATGCCTCGCATAGACCCGGAGACGGGATTCGGGCTTGTTACGGACGTATGTTTGAAGCGCAAAGTGCGCAATTATGTGGAGTTGTGTAAAGACGGTCAGGAAGGTTTCAATATATATGTCCGAGAAAAAGCCATTCTTAACGATCAGCACCGCATGGCTTATCTGGCCTGCGATCTCGAACCGCAGTGCCGGAAACCGCCAAAATGTGGAGACGATTCAAGACGGCTGACGGAGTGGATGTGTGCCAATTTCTATGACGTCCGAACTTTCGGAGCGGTCATGAACACCAATGTGAATTGCGGCCAGGTGCGCGGTCCGGTGCAATTCACCTTTGCCCGCAGTGTGGACGCCATTGTTCCGCAGGAGGTCAAGATCACCCGCATGGCCGTCACCACCAGCAAAGAAGCTGATGCGCAGTACGGCGAAAACAAGACGATGGGCAGCAAGTATGTCATCCCTTATGCCCTGTATCGCATGGAAGGCTTCGTCTCCCCAGCGCTGGCCGCTAAAACCGGATTTTCCAATGAAGACATTGAGTTGCTATGGGAAGCCCTTGTCAACATGTTCGAGCATGACCGATCTGCCGCTCGGGGCAAAATGGCTGCCAGGAAGCTCTATATTTTCAGACATGACCACAAACTGGGCAATGCCCATGCCCATGAGCTGTTCAACGCAATCAAGGTTGAATCAGCTGGAAGCAACGAGATGGCGCCTGCGCGTTCATATTCGGACTATACAGTGCGAATCGAGAGACATATTCCTGGCGGTGTTACCCTGCTGGAAAGGACGTAG
- a CDS encoding PGPGW domain-containing protein: MFAGLEGWAEWLGWLAGLSILTFAGSLIIIPLVAARIPADYFSAPRRGQTAWRRRHPILRLCVLILKNLLGLVLFLAGVLMIFLPGQGLLTIFLGIMLMDFPGKYRLEKYIISRGPVLRAINWIRYRAGVAALEVGEQGRGQ; encoded by the coding sequence ATGTTTGCGGGGCTTGAGGGATGGGCCGAATGGCTTGGCTGGCTGGCCGGTCTCTCGATCCTGACATTCGCGGGGTCGCTGATAATCATTCCATTGGTGGCCGCGCGCATCCCCGCCGACTATTTCTCAGCGCCCAGGCGGGGGCAGACAGCGTGGCGCAGACGGCATCCCATACTGCGGCTGTGTGTGCTGATACTCAAAAATCTCCTGGGACTGGTCCTCTTCCTGGCCGGAGTGCTTATGATCTTTCTGCCGGGTCAGGGGCTGCTGACCATATTCCTGGGCATCATGCTGATGGATTTCCCCGGGAAATACCGCCTGGAAAAATACATCATCTCACGCGGCCCCGTGCTTCGCGCCATCAACTGGATTCGGTACCGGGCCGGGGTGGCGGCCTTGGAAGTGGGAGAGCAGGGCAGGGGACAATGA
- the cas5c gene encoding type I-C CRISPR-associated protein Cas5c — MPYGIRLLVWGEYACFTRPEMKVERVSYEVMTPSAARGILEAIYWKPSIRWVVTRIGVLNPIVFDSVRRNEVGETISTDKVVGAMKHGKPLTLAASDVRVRQQRTSLVLRDVAYVIKARFELTDKAGPDDGVGKHLDCFNRRARSGKCYHRPYLGCREFPAHFELLDGKVPVSTLENHPPRDLGVMLYDIDFSNAMTPLFYRPQLEGGFIDVARCWEESRL; from the coding sequence ATGCCCTACGGAATACGATTGTTGGTCTGGGGGGAGTACGCATGCTTCACACGACCCGAAATGAAGGTGGAACGTGTCAGTTATGAGGTGATGACCCCTTCGGCGGCGCGCGGCATTCTTGAGGCAATTTATTGGAAACCGTCGATCCGTTGGGTGGTGACCAGGATTGGCGTGCTCAATCCGATCGTATTCGATTCTGTCCGCAGAAACGAGGTTGGTGAAACCATTTCCACGGACAAGGTCGTAGGGGCCATGAAGCATGGAAAGCCCCTGACGCTTGCAGCAAGCGATGTGCGGGTTCGCCAGCAGCGAACCTCTCTGGTGTTGCGTGATGTCGCCTATGTCATAAAGGCCCGTTTCGAGCTGACGGACAAGGCTGGGCCGGATGACGGCGTCGGCAAGCATTTGGATTGTTTTAATCGTCGCGCGCGAAGCGGTAAATGCTACCATCGACCGTATCTGGGATGTCGGGAATTTCCCGCTCACTTTGAATTGCTCGATGGCAAGGTGCCTGTCTCCACGTTGGAGAATCATCCCCCGCGTGATCTTGGCGTGATGCTGTACGATATCGACTTCAGCAATGCCATGACCCCTCTGTTCTATCGCCCACAGCTTGAGGGCGGCTTTATTGACGTGGCCCGTTGCTGGGAGGAGTCGCGACTATGA
- a CDS encoding ATP-binding protein, which translates to MNTETYHRFLTKRIDEAMQDTPAVLISGPRQAGKTTLARRIAGQKMRYLTLDDETVLLAAKEDPVALVRDADRVVIDEIQRAPGLLIAIKKSIDEDRRPGRFLLTGSVNLMTLPTVADSLAGRMETVTLLPLSQAEICGSTVNWLDSVFAGTIPVVDSCMVGSDLEEIVLRGGYPESVLRSTHRRRAAWARQYLNALLQRDVRDIASVGNLDLFPRLVRVLAEMSGQMCNYSQLGGQLGLDHKTTARYVGILEQMFLLTRVEAWSRSRIGGLVKTPKLHFLDSGLLSTLLGLTPLAGLPGRNRFGHVLETFVHAELLKHAATTDNEYRMFHYRDRAKYEVDVVIENAQGQLVGVEVKAAASVNERDLRGIRRFAEAAGDKMRLGVILYDGAETFSLGPDLLAAPLSTLWGR; encoded by the coding sequence ATGAATACAGAAACTTATCATCGATTTCTGACTAAACGCATTGACGAAGCGATGCAGGATACGCCGGCAGTTCTTATCAGCGGTCCGAGGCAGGCTGGCAAAACAACGCTGGCACGTCGGATCGCAGGGCAAAAGATGCGTTACCTGACTCTTGACGACGAGACCGTGCTGCTGGCCGCCAAGGAAGATCCCGTGGCGCTTGTCCGTGACGCGGACAGGGTTGTCATCGACGAGATTCAGCGTGCGCCAGGCCTGCTCATCGCCATCAAGAAGAGCATAGACGAGGATCGGCGGCCCGGACGATTTCTGCTGACAGGGTCGGTCAATCTGATGACTCTTCCGACCGTCGCGGACTCTTTGGCCGGGCGCATGGAAACCGTGACGCTCCTGCCCTTGTCGCAGGCCGAAATATGCGGGTCGACGGTAAACTGGCTGGACAGCGTTTTTGCAGGCACCATTCCCGTTGTGGATTCGTGCATGGTAGGGTCGGACTTGGAGGAGATCGTTCTGCGCGGCGGGTATCCTGAGTCAGTACTGCGCTCGACGCACCGGCGACGGGCAGCATGGGCGAGACAGTATCTGAACGCCCTGCTCCAGCGCGACGTGAGGGATATCGCCTCCGTCGGCAATCTTGATCTTTTTCCGCGTCTTGTGCGCGTGCTGGCGGAAATGTCCGGGCAGATGTGCAACTATTCGCAATTGGGAGGACAGCTTGGCCTCGACCACAAGACTACGGCCCGCTATGTGGGCATCCTTGAGCAGATGTTTCTGCTGACCCGCGTCGAAGCCTGGAGTCGCAGCCGAATCGGCGGGCTGGTCAAGACGCCTAAATTGCATTTTCTGGATTCTGGCCTGCTCTCGACCCTGCTTGGGCTGACACCCTTGGCGGGCCTGCCTGGGCGAAACCGTTTTGGACACGTTCTTGAGACCTTTGTCCATGCGGAATTACTCAAACATGCCGCCACGACCGATAACGAATATCGAATGTTTCATTACCGGGACCGTGCCAAGTATGAAGTGGATGTGGTCATCGAGAATGCCCAGGGGCAACTTGTCGGGGTGGAGGTGAAAGCTGCGGCTTCGGTCAACGAGCGCGACCTGCGGGGGATACGACGCTTTGCCGAAGCGGCGGGTGACAAAATGCGCCTTGGAGTGATCCTTTACGACGGTGCGGAAACATTCTCACTGGGGCCAGATCTTCTGGCCGCGCCGCTGTCGACTCTATGGGGGCGGTGA
- a CDS encoding methyl-accepting chemotaxis protein: MLSSFRIRGRLFVILGLNVALIGIMGLVAFFMATSINEKLSLVLMRDLPGTAVLLEADRDLHQMLLAERGLLLSIPGSAEYENNMKSYQENMEQADSRMSKFIEVSFSEEKKNLVDQYKKDRIAWEDISKKILALRATSIGEASPEAVELATTEGAEKFDIMREHINKLTEIVESDAKIAGQEAASAFDRLKLILTIITFGSILVGGALTLFISNGITSPLGRMIAMLRDIAEGEGDLTKRISDQSGTETQELGEWFNQFVDRVHNIIKDVARNSSQVSMASRTLLDLAGSLSNSSNVMTGTSNTVAASAEEMSANMNSVAASMEQFTVNMGTVATSSEEMSATITEISVSTGKAKEITGQAVAAAGKASVQVNELGTAARDIGKVTEAISAISSQTNLLALNATIEAARAGEAGRGFAVVANEIKELAQQTAHATEEIRGKIQGIQQTTGQTVQEIGQISSVINDVDSIVGSIAVAVEEQSVTTRDIADNVGQASIGVQQVNQNVAQADGVLRTIAKDVSSVNAASSEVAETAQSMHSNSQSLARLAENLDEMVSKFKI, translated from the coding sequence ATGTTGAGTTCATTTCGCATACGTGGACGCCTGTTCGTCATTCTTGGCCTCAACGTCGCCTTGATCGGAATCATGGGACTTGTGGCTTTTTTCATGGCCACGTCCATCAACGAAAAATTATCCTTGGTACTCATGCGCGACCTGCCCGGGACGGCGGTTCTGCTCGAAGCGGACCGAGACCTGCACCAGATGCTTCTGGCCGAGCGCGGCTTGCTGCTCAGCATTCCCGGATCGGCCGAGTATGAAAACAACATGAAATCCTATCAGGAAAACATGGAGCAGGCGGACAGCCGCATGTCGAAGTTCATTGAAGTCTCTTTCTCGGAGGAAAAAAAGAATCTGGTCGATCAGTACAAAAAAGACAGGATCGCCTGGGAAGACATATCGAAAAAGATACTCGCGCTGCGTGCCACGTCCATAGGGGAAGCGAGTCCGGAAGCTGTGGAGCTGGCCACGACCGAAGGCGCTGAAAAATTCGACATCATGCGCGAGCACATCAACAAACTGACCGAAATTGTCGAAAGCGACGCCAAAATTGCGGGCCAGGAAGCGGCGAGCGCCTTTGATCGGCTCAAACTCATTCTGACAATCATCACCTTTGGCAGTATCCTCGTGGGCGGTGCGCTGACCCTGTTCATCTCCAACGGCATAACAAGCCCTCTGGGCCGCATGATCGCCATGCTGCGCGACATTGCCGAAGGTGAAGGCGATCTGACCAAACGGATCAGTGACCAGTCAGGCACGGAAACTCAGGAACTGGGCGAGTGGTTCAATCAGTTCGTGGACAGGGTGCACAACATCATCAAGGATGTCGCCCGCAATTCAAGCCAGGTCAGCATGGCCTCGCGCACCCTGTTGGACCTGGCAGGCAGCCTGAGTAATTCTTCGAATGTCATGACCGGGACCTCAAACACGGTCGCTGCCTCGGCAGAGGAAATGAGCGCGAACATGAACAGTGTCGCCGCGTCCATGGAGCAGTTTACCGTGAACATGGGTACCGTGGCCACAAGTTCCGAAGAAATGAGCGCGACCATCACGGAAATTTCCGTCAGCACGGGAAAAGCCAAGGAAATAACCGGCCAGGCTGTTGCCGCGGCCGGGAAGGCTTCCGTACAGGTCAACGAGCTCGGCACGGCGGCGAGGGATATCGGCAAGGTTACGGAGGCCATATCGGCCATATCGTCCCAGACCAACCTTTTGGCCCTCAATGCAACCATCGAGGCGGCCCGGGCAGGAGAGGCGGGACGTGGTTTTGCCGTGGTCGCAAATGAAATCAAGGAATTGGCCCAGCAGACCGCCCACGCCACCGAGGAAATCCGAGGCAAGATTCAAGGCATCCAGCAGACCACCGGACAGACAGTGCAGGAGATCGGACAGATCAGCAGCGTGATCAACGATGTGGATTCCATCGTGGGGAGCATCGCTGTTGCGGTGGAAGAGCAGTCCGTGACGACCCGCGACATCGCCGACAATGTTGGACAGGCCTCCATCGGCGTGCAGCAAGTCAACCAGAATGTCGCGCAGGCCGACGGGGTGCTGCGAACCATCGCCAAGGATGTGTCGTCGGTCAATGCCGCTTCGAGTGAAGTGGCCGAAACCGCCCAATCCATGCATTCAAATTCGCAATCCCTGGCCCGCTTGGCCGAAAATCTCGATGAAATGGTGAGCAAGTTCAAGATCTAG
- a CDS encoding LysR family transcriptional regulator, which translates to MKVILKVAEVESFTKAAEALFLSQPAVSLQIQKLEQLFQTSLFIRAHSDRIRLTEAGENLCQHAEALMKVQQTLIQDMEKYSAGHLRELHIGACCIAGEQLLPIGLSAFRESYPQAKLTLSITKCEEVFNGLLAGNLDIGVTGLEPKHRFSRDLHKQKLMEVPLVMFETSKTTPPTGKIDLKQLRKHRLILSEKGSGCRTEFEHILAKNKLKLQEFEVVCESESNDAIKELVKDGYGVSLLPEFMVRKEIAEGIFTEIHLNEDRPMMSFFLIYRKQDNLSKMQQDLIAFLSTYPKQESTNT; encoded by the coding sequence ATGAAAGTCATTTTGAAGGTTGCAGAGGTCGAAAGTTTCACTAAGGCCGCAGAAGCACTATTTCTTTCTCAGCCAGCTGTCAGCCTCCAAATCCAGAAACTTGAACAGCTTTTCCAGACATCGCTTTTCATCCGAGCCCATTCCGACCGAATCCGACTTACCGAAGCTGGAGAAAATCTTTGCCAGCATGCCGAAGCTTTGATGAAGGTTCAACAAACGCTCATCCAGGACATGGAAAAATATAGTGCCGGCCATCTGAGGGAATTGCATATCGGAGCCTGCTGCATTGCGGGTGAGCAACTTCTTCCCATCGGGTTGTCGGCCTTTAGAGAATCGTACCCTCAAGCCAAGCTGACTCTTTCCATTACCAAGTGTGAAGAAGTATTCAACGGCCTTCTGGCAGGAAATCTAGACATCGGTGTAACAGGCCTCGAACCCAAGCACAGATTTTCACGGGACCTGCACAAGCAAAAACTGATGGAAGTGCCGCTTGTAATGTTTGAAACAAGCAAAACAACGCCGCCTACCGGAAAGATTGACTTAAAACAACTGAGGAAGCATCGCCTTATACTGAGCGAAAAAGGTTCAGGCTGCAGGACTGAATTTGAACATATTCTAGCCAAAAACAAACTTAAATTACAAGAATTTGAAGTTGTTTGCGAATCTGAAAGCAACGATGCCATCAAAGAATTGGTGAAAGATGGATATGGTGTTTCCTTGCTTCCGGAATTCATGGTGCGGAAAGAAATTGCCGAAGGTATTTTCACCGAGATCCATTTGAACGAAGACAGACCGATGATGTCCTTTTTTCTGATATACCGTAAGCAAGATAACTTGTCTAAAATGCAACAAGATTTGATCGCATTTCTATCCACATATCCCAAACAAGAGTCCACCAATACATAA
- a CDS encoding C-GCAxxG-C-C family protein, with protein MNEITSRRQFLRQSFKYGAAATAGAAVAATGLQALAPNKLFAAPTQTHSWPWPYAKLDPEFCRKLGHDSYWSGKGCSYAGFHPIITALRAEVGEPYYSLPTELMIYGHGGGVGWGMLCGALNGAAAAISLVCDKKTADMLVNELFAWYSDTMLPTDLSNQYAVEKKYGINKCDQIISPCKSGSPLCHVSSTNWCRATGEQITCSDRKERCARLTGDSVAYAIKILNDNYDKKFKPLYAQSTAANNCNSCHGENGENVDVLSKMNCKQCHGDPHQGG; from the coding sequence ATGAACGAGATCACATCCAGACGACAGTTCTTACGACAATCCTTCAAATACGGAGCTGCCGCAACGGCAGGAGCTGCCGTGGCGGCTACCGGGCTGCAGGCGTTAGCACCGAACAAGCTGTTTGCGGCACCCACGCAAACCCACTCATGGCCGTGGCCCTATGCCAAACTGGATCCGGAATTCTGTCGCAAATTGGGACATGACAGCTACTGGAGCGGCAAGGGTTGCTCATATGCCGGCTTCCACCCCATAATTACTGCGCTGCGAGCCGAGGTAGGCGAACCCTATTACAGCCTGCCGACAGAATTAATGATCTACGGCCATGGCGGCGGCGTGGGATGGGGAATGCTGTGCGGCGCTCTGAACGGCGCGGCGGCGGCCATTTCACTGGTTTGTGACAAGAAAACCGCAGACATGTTAGTTAACGAACTGTTCGCATGGTATTCGGACACAATGCTGCCCACAGACTTAAGTAACCAATATGCTGTTGAAAAAAAATATGGAATCAACAAATGTGATCAGATCATTTCGCCATGCAAAAGCGGCTCGCCTCTGTGTCATGTTTCTTCTACGAATTGGTGCAGGGCAACCGGAGAACAAATCACCTGCTCCGATCGTAAGGAACGTTGCGCCCGCTTGACCGGAGATTCGGTTGCATATGCCATTAAAATATTGAACGACAACTACGACAAAAAATTTAAACCTCTGTACGCACAGTCGACAGCAGCCAACAACTGCAACTCCTGCCACGGAGAAAACGGTGAAAATGTGGATGTGCTTTCGAAAATGAACTGCAAGCAATGCCACGGAGATCCCCATCAAGGCGGCTGA
- a CDS encoding DinB family protein: MNLDCVDCKARIDSFEALMTEHGNLADIRLAPDKWTLKEMIAHLIDSASNNHQRFIRMQLEPVLIFPKYDAEEWKNTTKITSFDYATLVTLWKTYNTLLMHLIENVNPAALNHVWRREDKDISLEALIHDYFAHMELHRTMFEERVEEIKR, from the coding sequence GTGAATTTAGACTGCGTAGACTGCAAAGCCCGCATTGATTCCTTCGAGGCCCTCATGACCGAGCACGGGAATCTGGCCGACATCCGCTTGGCCCCGGACAAGTGGACCTTAAAGGAGATGATCGCCCACCTCATCGACTCCGCCTCCAACAACCACCAGCGCTTCATCCGCATGCAGCTTGAACCGGTGCTCATTTTCCCGAAATACGACGCCGAGGAATGGAAAAACACGACTAAAATCACATCATTCGACTATGCGACGCTGGTCACCCTCTGGAAAACCTACAACACTCTGCTCATGCACCTGATCGAAAACGTGAATCCAGCCGCATTGAACCACGTCTGGAGACGGGAAGACAAGGACATCTCCCTGGAAGCGCTGATCCACGACTATTTCGCGCACATGGAGCTGCACCGGACAATGTTCGAGGAGCGAGTGGAAGAAATCAAGCGGTAG
- the cas8c gene encoding type I-C CRISPR-associated protein Cas8c/Csd1, with product MILSALNEYYVRMLNNGRSDIPFPGYTYQRITHVVEISEQGELECLIPLGDSGKSGSRGQRSMVPWTLEAVCRKSNIAAYVLVDKPKYALGIEGNTLTPEHGREFRSLVADLNFQTQDAGILAVHRFLQDWDPRTALIWNEWDDLASGTIAFKLRGDVCLVHERPAFRKYWEDNWLTWRRGKLKVKAKCLVTGCEQHIARIHQPLKEVKNSQTTGAALVSFNKDAFSSYGKEQSYNAPVGEEAAFAYTTALNHLLHRDNGHSIQIGDATTVFWADSPGAEAVIRTLLAPEFEKDAPGEEEWPHKRDEKTVQAVREMLMALSTGESEFSFPGDRSLLDTRCYILGLQANKARLAVRFWYCDFLGELVHKVGRHYADISIERQHSSQPQFPSIRQLLCATASHQGQKNSHVNLFDTVPPILGGALVRSILTGIRYPKSLFSVVLSRIRTDKQVTYLRVATLKACLLRNCPEIAGNIHASLDEIRTDIPYLLGRLFAILEKTQQDALGSEFGGAFCDRYFNAASATPFRVFPQLLGFSRQHVKTAKFGNAHAKKIRDVSQAIANFPNHLTLQEQGVFNIGYYQQKNDYYRKRKQEPPHGYN from the coding sequence ATGATCCTTTCGGCCCTGAACGAATATTATGTGCGGATGCTCAACAACGGGCGCTCCGACATTCCCTTTCCCGGCTATACGTATCAGCGCATTACCCATGTTGTTGAAATTTCGGAACAGGGGGAGCTGGAGTGCCTCATTCCTCTGGGTGACAGCGGAAAAAGTGGAAGCAGAGGTCAGCGCAGCATGGTTCCCTGGACGCTGGAAGCCGTGTGCCGAAAATCGAACATTGCAGCTTATGTGCTTGTCGACAAACCGAAATACGCTCTCGGCATTGAAGGGAACACGCTGACTCCGGAGCATGGGCGGGAATTTCGCAGTCTCGTTGCGGATTTAAACTTCCAGACGCAGGATGCGGGCATTCTCGCCGTGCATAGATTTCTGCAGGACTGGGACCCAAGGACGGCGCTGATCTGGAATGAATGGGATGACCTTGCCTCAGGGACTATTGCCTTCAAACTACGGGGTGATGTCTGTCTGGTCCATGAACGACCGGCTTTCAGGAAGTACTGGGAGGATAACTGGCTGACCTGGAGGCGCGGCAAGCTCAAGGTCAAGGCAAAATGCCTCGTCACGGGTTGTGAGCAACACATCGCCCGGATCCATCAACCTCTCAAAGAGGTCAAGAACTCGCAAACCACGGGCGCGGCGCTTGTATCGTTCAACAAGGATGCTTTCTCTTCCTACGGCAAGGAGCAGAGCTACAATGCTCCCGTCGGTGAAGAGGCGGCCTTCGCATACACGACTGCGCTCAACCATCTGCTTCACAGGGACAATGGGCACAGCATCCAGATTGGCGATGCGACAACCGTCTTCTGGGCGGACAGCCCCGGAGCGGAAGCGGTGATTCGCACCCTTTTGGCGCCGGAGTTTGAGAAAGACGCTCCGGGTGAAGAAGAATGGCCGCATAAAAGGGACGAAAAAACCGTCCAAGCGGTTCGTGAAATGCTCATGGCCCTGAGCACTGGAGAATCTGAATTTTCCTTCCCCGGTGACAGGTCGCTCCTCGATACGCGATGCTACATCCTCGGTCTTCAGGCGAACAAGGCGCGCCTCGCGGTCCGCTTCTGGTATTGCGACTTTCTTGGAGAACTTGTGCACAAGGTCGGACGGCATTACGCCGACATTTCCATTGAAAGACAGCACTCATCACAGCCGCAGTTCCCTTCCATTCGGCAGTTGCTCTGCGCAACTGCGAGCCACCAGGGCCAAAAAAACTCGCATGTCAATCTGTTCGATACCGTCCCGCCTATTCTGGGCGGGGCTCTTGTTCGCAGTATTCTTACCGGAATCCGCTATCCAAAATCTCTGTTTTCCGTCGTGCTGAGCCGTATCCGTACTGACAAGCAGGTCACATATTTACGAGTAGCCACTCTGAAAGCCTGCCTGCTACGAAATTGCCCTGAAATTGCAGGGAATATTCATGCCTCTCTTGATGAAATCCGGACGGATATTCCCTATCTTCTTGGCAGGTTGTTTGCGATATTGGAAAAAACGCAGCAGGATGCGCTTGGCTCCGAATTCGGCGGAGCTTTTTGCGACCGATACTTCAATGCCGCGTCCGCAACGCCTTTTCGTGTATTCCCACAACTTTTGGGGTTTTCCCGTCAGCACGTTAAAACCGCTAAATTCGGAAATGCGCACGCCAAGAAAATTCGAGACGTGTCGCAGGCCATCGCTAATTTTCCAAACCATCTCACTTTGCAGGAACAAGGTGTTTTCAACATCGGATATTACCAGCAAAAGAACGATTATTACAGGAAAAGAAAACAGGAGCCGCCGCATGGCTATAATTGA
- a CDS encoding AEC family transporter codes for MNILQAILPIFLLILTGFVLRRAEFPSAGFWPQAERLTYYALFPALLIDKLTSMHAGEQPVLLMAATLVVSISLLAGILLAMRPWLQSDGPAFTSIFQGAIRPNTYVGLSAAGGLFGDPGLSLSAVALMTIIPLVNVLCVLVLTRHGRDTTAHGLRGTVIQLGRNPLILSCAAGFALQAAGITLPATVQEGLHIMGSASLPLGLLAVGAGISFSAALAGWKDMGSSALFKLLALPLLAFVIGRTLGLGGTPLGICLIFTAVPVSVSSYILARVLGGDHERMAAIITVQTLAALVTLPLVLGMLL; via the coding sequence GTGAATATTCTTCAGGCTATCTTGCCTATTTTCTTACTTATTTTGACAGGATTCGTACTGCGGCGGGCTGAATTCCCAAGCGCCGGATTTTGGCCTCAGGCCGAGCGTTTGACCTACTATGCGCTCTTTCCGGCCCTGCTCATCGACAAGCTGACCTCCATGCATGCCGGAGAACAACCGGTGCTACTCATGGCGGCGACCCTGGTCGTAAGCATCAGCCTGCTGGCCGGAATACTCTTGGCGATGCGGCCCTGGTTGCAAAGCGACGGACCGGCCTTCACCTCCATCTTCCAGGGAGCCATCCGGCCCAACACCTATGTGGGTCTGTCCGCCGCCGGCGGGCTTTTCGGCGATCCGGGCCTGTCGCTTTCCGCCGTGGCCCTGATGACGATCATCCCCCTGGTCAATGTGCTCTGCGTCCTGGTGCTGACCAGACATGGCCGGGACACCACTGCGCATGGACTGCGGGGAACTGTGATACAGCTCGGACGCAATCCGCTCATCCTCTCCTGCGCGGCGGGCTTTGCATTGCAGGCCGCCGGCATCACGCTGCCGGCAACAGTACAGGAGGGGCTGCACATCATGGGCAGCGCGTCGTTGCCGCTCGGCCTTTTGGCCGTAGGCGCGGGAATCTCCTTCTCCGCCGCGCTGGCGGGTTGGAAGGACATGGGATCAAGCGCCCTCTTCAAGCTCCTGGCCCTGCCGCTGCTGGCATTTGTGATCGGCCGGACGCTGGGACTCGGCGGGACGCCCCTTGGCATCTGCCTGATCTTCACGGCCGTTCCGGTCTCGGTCTCCTCCTACATCCTGGCCCGTGTGCTCGGCGGAGACCACGAACGCATGGCGGCCATCATTACCGTGCAGACGCTGGCGGCGCTGGTGACGTTGCCACTGGTGCTAGGCATGTTGCTTTAA
- a CDS encoding iron-sulfur cluster assembly scaffold protein: protein MPSFDDIVNELQEKIFDEAAQAYGQAGFERWRNKPYHGRPAKAEYMGASTGTCGDTIRIFLHIENDMVCDAGFGTDGCGSSQISGSMAAELAMNKTCEEVAAITGETVLESLGGPDCMPEEDRHCTRLAANALHEALGDYYFKTLGTRVGS, encoded by the coding sequence ATGCCGAGTTTTGACGACATCGTGAATGAACTTCAGGAAAAAATTTTTGATGAAGCGGCTCAGGCCTACGGTCAGGCCGGGTTTGAACGCTGGCGCAACAAGCCGTATCACGGCCGGCCGGCGAAGGCCGAGTACATGGGCGCATCTACCGGCACGTGTGGCGATACCATTCGCATCTTTCTGCACATCGAAAACGACATGGTCTGTGACGCGGGATTCGGCACCGACGGCTGCGGCTCCAGCCAGATCAGCGGGTCCATGGCCGCGGAACTGGCAATGAACAAGACCTGCGAAGAGGTCGCTGCCATCACGGGCGAGACCGTACTGGAATCCTTGGGCGGACCGGACTGCATGCCCGAAGAAGACCGCCATTGCACCCGGCTGGCCGCAAACGCTCTGCACGAGGCTCTGGGAGATTACTACTTTAAGACGCTGGGAACGCGAGTAGGGAGCTGA